GGCACCCCACAGGCGGTTGAGCGCCACCAGCACCGTCGCCGCATCCGAACTCCCCCCGCCCAGGCCACCGCCCATGGGGACACGTTTTTCCACCTCGATGTCCACACCGGCCCCGGCCGGTGCGTGGGGCTGCAGCAGGCGGGCCGCACGAACCACCAGGTCGGTGTCGGCCGGGACGCCGGGGACGTCGGTCAGGCGATGGATCTCACCGTCCGGCCGGACGCGCAGGCGGATCTCGTCACCCCAGTCAAGCAGGCGGAACACGGTCTGCAGCTCGTGATAGCCGTCCGGCCGGCGACCGACGATGCGCAGGAACAGGTTCAGCTTGGCCGGGGCGGGCCACACCGTCCAGTCGGCAGGATCAGGAGGCGCCAGCGGCCGGCTCATGAAGACGCGCAGATCCTCCGGAAACCCGTTCTCGCGGTCGCGCTCCAGGGCGAAGGCGAACTCCGGGCGGTTCTTGTCGACGACCCGGAAGCCGTGTTTCTCGTAGAACGGGGCGTTCCAGGGCACGTCGGCGAGCGTGCCCAGATCGACCCGGTGATAGCCGGCCATGCGTGCCCAGCCACAGGCGTGCTCCAGCAAGGCCGCGCCAATGCCACGCTGGCCGTGCGAAGGAAGCACATCCATCTCGGCCACACCGATGGTGTTGCCGCCCTCTTCCGCATCCAGCCAGACAAAGCCCACCGGTTCGCCCGAACCGATCACGGCCACCCACACCAGCCCGCGCGCGATGGCTTCGCGCAGCACTTCAGGCGGCACGGAGACTTCGCGGTAGGACGGCCAGGCGCGGTGCCCACGAAACAGTTCGACTGCCGCCCGCTCGATGGCGCACAGGGCGTCGACCTGGTCGGGGCGGGCGCGTTCGATGTGGAAGGTCATGTGGTGGGGATTCCAAGGCTTCCTGTGGGAGCGCACCCTGTGCGCGACAAACAGACGGCGCGGAAATCCCCACTTCCGCCGTCGCGCACAGGGTGCGCTCCCACAGGGGAAACTCTGAGGGTTACTGGATGCTCCAGGACTCGATCGACAACCGCACCGAATACGGTGGATCGCTCGCGAACACCTTGGACGGCACCGCCGGCTCGCGCGAGGTATCCCATGCGGGGTAGGACACGGCCCAGCCATCCTGCGTCAGCAGGGAGGGCAAGCCATCGTTGCCGAACTGCAGCTCGGCCGGACCGCTGTCGGCGCGGGTGCCCAGCACCCAGGCGCGCAGGTTGCGCAGCGGCACGCGCCAGCCCAGCGCGTTCTGCACCAGCGACTCGGCATCCGGGCTGCGTTGCGGACCGCCATCGAGGCCTTCCAACAGGGCGCCATCCGGCGTCACGGTCAGCTTGAAGCTCTTGCTGCCCACCGGGCCGCGCACGACGAAGTCGTAGCTTTCCCCGTTCTGGGTCCAGGTCAGCGTGCCGCTGCCGCCGTCTTTCTTGCCGTTGACCTCGCCGGACACACCGATCTTGCCCTGCAGCACCCAGTGGTCGGTCTTCAGGAGCAGGTGTTCACGGGCGCGCTGTTCGTTGAGCAGCACGGCGTAATCGGCCTTGGGCTGCGGGCGAACGGCTTCCTTGTGGACACAGGCGGCCAGCAGCAGCGGCAGGGCTGCCGCGAGGAGTCGAATAGGAAGCTTCATGGATTGAGGCGCTTGAGGGTGTTGTGGAGGTTGACGCTTTGCGGGTCCATCTTACGGACTTCGTCGAACACGTTGCGCGCATCCTGCTGGCGACCCTGTTTCCACAGCACTTCGCCCAGGTGCACGCCGACGTCGGCGTCCTTGTGCGCCATCCATGCGCCCCGCAGGGTCTTCTCTGCCTGGTCCAGGTGGCCCAGCCGGTATTGCAGCCAACCCCAGGAATCCTGGATGGCCGGGTCGTCCGGCCGCGCGGCGCGGGCCTGCTCGATCAGCCGCTGCGCCTCGGGCAGGTCGCGGTTGGCATCGGCCAGCGTGTAGCCCAGCGCATTGGTGGCGTCGGTGTCGTCAGGCTTGAGCTGGAGCAGATGGCGGAAATCGTTGACCGCCTGATCGGTCTGGCCGGCCTCGGCATAGGCAAGACCGCGGCCGTACAGCAACGCCGGATCGTCCGGCGTCACCTGCAGCGCGCGACTGAAGGAACGCTCCGCCTGCGCGTACTGCCCCTCGTCCATATACAGCTCGGCGTCCACCTCATAGGCGCGCCGGAGCATGGCGGGCTGGTCGAGATAATCGGTCTGCATCTGCGCCAGCTGTTCGTGCGCCTCGGCGCTGCGGCCGAGGTCCTGCAGCAGGATGGCGCTGCGAAGGTCCGCGTCAAACGCGTGGTCGTCATCGTCGGCGACCTGGTCGTACCACTTCAGCGCCTCTTCCTTCTTGTCCAGCATCTCCGCCAGCTGACCCAGCAGATAGGCGCTGCTCTGGCGCACGTCTTCCGGCGAGCGCTGCAGCTGGCTGTAAAGGCGGTTGATCGTCTTGGTGTCCTTGGCGCGGGCGGCCAGCGCGGCGCGCATGGCATAGGTGTCGGCGTCCTGCGGGCCGTTGTCGAGCAGCTTCGCGGCAGTGGTGTAGTCACCGCCCTGCCCCAGCAAGGTTGCATAGGCCAGGCGCAGGTGAGTGTCCTTCGGATCCTTGGCCAGCGCCTTGTCGAACAAGGCCTTGGCGCCGACCCGATCGCCATCGTGGTACTTCATCTGACCTAGCCAGGCATACGTCTCGGCCGTACCGAAACGCTTGGCCGCCGCGTCCGCGATTTGCAGCGCATACGCGTGACGGCCCAGCTTGTCGCCCAGCTCGCTCATGGCCAGCCACGCCTGAGGGTCATTGGGCAGGCGTTGCGGCGTGGCGACGGCCTCCAGCAGCTGGGTGGCCTGCGCGGCGTCGCGGCTGCCGACCAGAACCCGGCCGAACTGACGCCAGGCGTCCGGGTCGCCGGTACCCACCAGGATCTCCAGTTGGCGGCGAGCCTCTTCGGTGTTGCCCTGGCTCAACGCCAGCTGGGCGCGGGCCTGGGCGAGTGGCGCCGGCCGGGCGCCCAGCGCCTGCCAGCGGGCAATGGCCGCCTCGGCGGCCGGGGTATCGCGCACCGCGATAGCCAGCGCGGCGGCCTGTTCGGCGACCTTGGGGTCCGGAGACAGCTGGGCCGCGCGACCGTAGGCCTGGGAGGCCGTCTTGAGATCGGTGCGGGAAAGCGCCATCTCACCAGCCAGCAGCTGGGCCATCAGGTCGTGGTCCTCGTCAGGTACGGCGACCACCAGCCGGCCCAGCGGCTGCTTGTCGGTAGCGGACGAGCGTCCCGACGGACCCGAGACGGTGGCGCATCCGGCCAGTGCCATCGCTACCATGCCGGCGGCCGCAAAATGCCGCAGTTGCTTGAACTTGGACCACCTGCTCAGCACACTATTCTCCGCTCATCCGTCCGTGACACGGCCGTATCCACACTGTAGAACGGTCGTTGCTAACCGCTAGTTTACGCCGGATGCCTCCAGCCCCGAATCGAACCATGAAGCTGATCGCCTTAGGGCTCAACCACCTCACCGCGCCAGTCAACCTGCGCGAACAAGTGGCATTCGATGCGGAGTCCACCGGACGTGCCCTGCAGGATCTCGCCCGCGAGCCCGGCGTGGAAGAGGCGATGATCCTCTCCACCTGCAACCGTACCGAACTTTACGTGAGCGTCTCGGCAGGAGCCGAAGACGTTCCGCAGGCATGGCTGAGCCGCCACCATCATCTGACTGTCGGCAAGCTGGACGAGTTCCTGTATCGGCATGACGAAGAAGCAGCCGTGCGTCACATGTTCCGCGTGGCGACCGGCCTCGACTCCATGGTGCTGGGCGAGCCGCAGATTCTTGGCCAGGTGAAGGACGCCTACCAGCAGGCGCGCGACGCCCAGGCGCTGCGTGCCCCGATGGAGCGCCTGCTGCAGCACACCTTCGCCGTGGCCAAGCGCGTGCGCACCGACACCCGCATCGGCGCGCACACCGTGTCGGTGGCATTCACCGCCGTGCGCCTGGCCGAGCAGGTGTTTGCCGACCTGCGCCAGGCCTGCGTGCTGCTGATCGGCGCCGGCGACACCATCGAGCTGGCCGCGCGCCACCTGGTGGACAAGCAGGTGCGCCGCCTGATTGTGGCCAACCGCACGCTGGAGAACGCACAGGAACTGGCCAGCCGCTGCGGCGGCTACGCCATCTCGCTCAACGACCTGCCACAGCATCTGGCCGAAGCGGACATCGTCATCAGCTCCACGGCGGCGCGCCAGCCCATCGTGACGCAGGCCATGGTCGAAAAGGCCATCGCCGCGCGTCGCCGCAAGCCGATGTTCATGGTGGACATCGCCGTGCCGCGCGACATCGAGCCGTCCGTCGGCGAGCTGGACGACGTATTCCTTTATGGCATCGACGACCTGCGCCAGGTCATCGACGACAACCGTCGTTCGCGCGAGGCCGCCGCCCGCGAAGCCGACGCCATCATCGACCTGCAGGTCGAGCGTTACATGGCATGGCGGCG
This genomic interval from Dyella japonica A8 contains the following:
- the ispE gene encoding 4-(cytidine 5'-diphospho)-2-C-methyl-D-erythritol kinase, which codes for MTFHIERARPDQVDALCAIERAAVELFRGHRAWPSYREVSVPPEVLREAIARGLVWVAVIGSGEPVGFVWLDAEEGGNTIGVAEMDVLPSHGQRGIGAALLEHACGWARMAGYHRVDLGTLADVPWNAPFYEKHGFRVVDKNRPEFAFALERDRENGFPEDLRVFMSRPLAPPDPADWTVWPAPAKLNLFLRIVGRRPDGYHELQTVFRLLDWGDEIRLRVRPDGEIHRLTDVPGVPADTDLVVRAARLLQPHAPAGAGVDIEVEKRVPMGGGLGGGSSDAATVLVALNRLWGARLDEDALAELGRQLGADVPVFVRGRSAWAEGIGEKLTPLALPTRWYVVLDPHEHVPTGALFQASELTRNAPPATISSFASGETVENAFAPVVRARHPRVAAALDWLDGFGRARLSGSGACVFLETDSVERAEAIAERCPAPFTAHVAKGEDVSPLHVALARFRGVDRGGG
- the lolB gene encoding lipoprotein insertase outer membrane protein LolB — its product is MKLPIRLLAAALPLLLAACVHKEAVRPQPKADYAVLLNEQRAREHLLLKTDHWVLQGKIGVSGEVNGKKDGGSGTLTWTQNGESYDFVVRGPVGSKSFKLTVTPDGALLEGLDGGPQRSPDAESLVQNALGWRVPLRNLRAWVLGTRADSGPAELQFGNDGLPSLLTQDGWAVSYPAWDTSREPAVPSKVFASDPPYSVRLSIESWSIQ
- a CDS encoding tetratricopeptide repeat protein — protein: MLSRWSKFKQLRHFAAAGMVAMALAGCATVSGPSGRSSATDKQPLGRLVVAVPDEDHDLMAQLLAGEMALSRTDLKTASQAYGRAAQLSPDPKVAEQAAALAIAVRDTPAAEAAIARWQALGARPAPLAQARAQLALSQGNTEEARRQLEILVGTGDPDAWRQFGRVLVGSRDAAQATQLLEAVATPQRLPNDPQAWLAMSELGDKLGRHAYALQIADAAAKRFGTAETYAWLGQMKYHDGDRVGAKALFDKALAKDPKDTHLRLAYATLLGQGGDYTTAAKLLDNGPQDADTYAMRAALAARAKDTKTINRLYSQLQRSPEDVRQSSAYLLGQLAEMLDKKEEALKWYDQVADDDDHAFDADLRSAILLQDLGRSAEAHEQLAQMQTDYLDQPAMLRRAYEVDAELYMDEGQYAQAERSFSRALQVTPDDPALLYGRGLAYAEAGQTDQAVNDFRHLLQLKPDDTDATNALGYTLADANRDLPEAQRLIEQARAARPDDPAIQDSWGWLQYRLGHLDQAEKTLRGAWMAHKDADVGVHLGEVLWKQGRQQDARNVFDEVRKMDPQSVNLHNTLKRLNP
- the hemA gene encoding glutamyl-tRNA reductase, which produces MKLIALGLNHLTAPVNLREQVAFDAESTGRALQDLAREPGVEEAMILSTCNRTELYVSVSAGAEDVPQAWLSRHHHLTVGKLDEFLYRHDEEAAVRHMFRVATGLDSMVLGEPQILGQVKDAYQQARDAQALRAPMERLLQHTFAVAKRVRTDTRIGAHTVSVAFTAVRLAEQVFADLRQACVLLIGAGDTIELAARHLVDKQVRRLIVANRTLENAQELASRCGGYAISLNDLPQHLAEADIVISSTAARQPIVTQAMVEKAIAARRRKPMFMVDIAVPRDIEPSVGELDDVFLYGIDDLRQVIDDNRRSREAAAREADAIIDLQVERYMAWRRALSLRNPAVDLRQHAETYRDEVLEKARAMLARGKSPDEALAFLANTLTNKLLHHPSARLREAAMSGDMELLHAAGRLYGIEEKPEVSEE